In Carya illinoinensis cultivar Pawnee chromosome 7, C.illinoinensisPawnee_v1, whole genome shotgun sequence, the following are encoded in one genomic region:
- the LOC122315694 gene encoding uncharacterized protein LOC122315694 isoform X3 — translation MDKARDVSCGVSRFSLATPKKLFSGSDGVCGNFVHSERSKKERLRRLSVIGRTSSSYEDCEMGCDLSDKEDELRLQAPSMSTCSSKRFKMPKKFFDDCNGVDHASVPRKLRSATKKRNHESISPESISPPLPDSKKLKGTISGVEASPIKNGARKSKFNVKHGGSDWAPEQTLSGPITKDEEEVVETLYALAGMFPNNDANEKSKVESKSREQKSVPESRASSMPIQDSAVTKDNLSSMPLITANVVDPSVRFSRETGKIVFLDEPSIQEQLDLPAGAKIRMELDCSVPQLNLTTMPFLASSDNDSERSLHNSELSLDSGILKLPTQPETPLIERKQEMALGAVTAVTTASELEQQNRTNEPKKNGSILWPGLSSVVSYGGGSRGPLQSSDARIPGWLDDAVIASRHRSSENGSSSGKISKVTVEKNSWKRCAAHVHISRLIQISKMPESQERLLLQLNQLRPEEGSNLGFLMATNRFDGVRNSSNGIISYAAPCNSTTERISNEAKTEILQPQQLNQDQPQAALASGVYTQQKQSFDFLSLLAGDGEIEAKNRANRAGNGLDPLSQLQVPYLQCPAQQQTLMPFTMPQTRYTSSAYPDQLSVAPPAAHQLQVAPYLGNPFRGTNPSPMAWTKQQQQQHQRLWAAQLAAHYRPGETSTSLTQVSSWQQGIQDLPMLIPFAQTITPPSPSSLEVLGPKYTTVSQQQQHLMAIATSLPPARVKKQDHLIPSVYEETGGGCHATGALPLQLLCNERR, via the exons ATGGACAAAGCTCGAGACGTGAGTTGTGGAGTCAGTCGGTTCTCTCTTGCCACGCCCAAGAAGCTCTTCTCTG GGTCGGATGGTGTTTGTGGGAACTTCGTACATTCGGAAAGGTCGAAGAAAGAGAGGCTAAGAAGATTGAGTGTTATTGGTAGGACAAGCTCAAGCTACGAAGACTGCGAAATGGGTTGCGATCTGTCTGACAAAGAAGATGAGCTTCGCTTACAAGCACCTTCTATGAGTACTTGTTCTAGCAAGAGATTTAAGATGCCAAAAAAG tTTTTTGATGACTGCAATGGAGTCGATCATGCCTCTGTTCCGAGAAAGCTGCGTTCAG CCACGAAGAAGCGTAATCATGAATCTATATCTCCCGAATCTATTTCTCCACCTTTACCAGATTCAAAGAAGCTGAAAGGTACAATCAGTGGAGTCGAAGCTTCACCCATAAAGAATGGTGCAAGGAAATCTAAATTCAATGTG AAACACGGGGGCTCAGACTGGGCCCCAGAACAGACTCTCTCTGGGCCAATAACAAAAGACGAGGAAGAAGTAGTGGAGACCTTGTATGCATTGGCCGGAATGTTCCCGAACAATGATGCAAATGAGAAGAGTAAAGTTGAAAGCAAATCCAGGGAACAAAAATCTGTGCCAGAATCAAGGGCGAGTTCAATGCCCATACAAG ATTCTGCAGTTACAAAAGACAACTTGAGCTCAATGCCCTTGATTACAGCCAACGTTGTTGATCCTTCAGTTAGATTCTCCAGAGAAActggaaaaatagtttttttggaCGAACCCAGTATTCAGGAACAACTGGATTTACCCGCTGGAGCAAAAATCCGAATGGAATTAGATTGTTCTGTTCCTCAACTGAATCTAACTACCATGCCATTCCTAGCTAGTAGTGACAATGACAGTGAAAGGTCATTACACAATTCTGAGCTAAGCTTGGACTCGGG CATATTAAAGCTACCCACACAACCAGAAACCCCTCTGATTGAGAGGAAACAAGAGATGGCGTTGGGGGCAGTAAct GCCGTAACCACTGCAAGTGAACTGGAACAACAAAATAGGACCAATGAGCCCAAGAAAAATG GTTCGATATTGTGGCCAGGATTGTCGTCAGTTGTCTCATATGGTGGTGGGAGTCGTGGTCCTTTGCA GTCCTCTGATGCTAGAATTCCGGGTTGGCTTGATGATGCTGTGATTGCCTCCCGACACAGGTCATCTGAAAATGGTTCTTCAAGTGGAAAG ATTTCAAAAGTTACTGTTGAAAAAAATTCATGGAAGAGGTGTGCTGCTCATGTTCATATAAGTCGTCTCATTCAGATCTCAAAAATGCCAGAGAGCCAAGAGAGGTTGCTGCTGCAACTTAATCAGTTGAGACCAGAGGAAGGATCAAATCTAGGATTTCTTATGGCAACCAATAGATTTGATGGGGTGAGAAACAGTTCAAATGGCATAATCTCCTATGCTGCTCCATGCAATTCTACCACTGAAAGAATTTCAAATGAAGCTAAAACTGAAATTCTTCAGCCCCAGCAACTTAATCAAGATCAGCCCCAGGCTGCTCTGGCATCCGGGGTGTACACTCAACAGAAGCAG AGTTTCGATTTCTTGTCCTTGTTAGCTGGAGATGGTGAGATAGAAGCTAAGAACCGTGCTAATAGAGCTGGAAATGGGTTGGATCCTTTGTCACAACTCCAAGTTCCTTATCTTCAATGTCCTGCACAACAGCAGACTCTCATGCCTTTCACTATGCCTCAAACTCGCTATACCTCCTCTGCTTACCCTGATCAGCTTTCAGTAGCACCACCAGCAGCACATCAG CTACAGGTAGCTCCATATCTTGGTAATCCATTCCGTGGTACTAACCCAAGTCCTATGGCCTGGACAAAacaacagcagcagcaacatCAACGCCTTTGGGCTGCTCAGCTAGCAGCTCATTACAGGCCTGGCGAAACTTCAACATCCCTGACCCAAGTTTCGAGCTGGCAACAGGGAATACAAGACCTGCCTATGCTGATTCCATTTGCCCAAACCATTACCCCACCATCCCCTTCATCCCTAGAAGTACTGGGGCCCAAGTATACTACAGTCTCTCAACAACAGCAGCACCTCATGGCAATTGCTACATCATTGCCCCCTGCCCGGGTAAAAAAACAAGACCACCTTATCCCCTCCGTCTACGAAGAAACCGGAGGTGGGTGCCATGCCACTGGTGCACTACCATTGCAATTACTCTGCAATGAGCGTCGTTGA